A stretch of the Streptomyces sp. NBC_00078 genome encodes the following:
- the dnaJ gene encoding molecular chaperone DnaJ, translating to MATDYYAVLGVRRDASQEEIKKAFRRLARELHPDVNPDPKTQERFKEINAAYEVLSDPQKKQVYDLGGDPLSQAGGGAGGFGAGGFGNFSDIMDAFFGTASQRGPRSRTRRGQDAMIRLEIDLDEAAFGTTKDIQVDTAIVCSTCNGEGAAPGTTAQTCDMCRGRGEVSQVTRSFLGQVMTSRPCPQCQGFGTVVPTPCPECAGDGRVRSRRTLTVKIPAGVDNGTRIQLAGEGEVGPGGGPAGDLYVEIHELPHSTFQRRGDDLHCTVTIPMTAASLGTKVPLETLDGMEEVDIRPGTQSGQSIPLHGRGVTHLRGGGRGDLIVHVEVQTPSKLDPEQERLLRELAKLRGEERPVGQFQPGQQGLFSRLKDAFNGR from the coding sequence GTGGCCACGGACTACTACGCCGTTCTCGGCGTGCGCCGCGACGCGTCGCAGGAAGAGATCAAGAAGGCCTTCCGGCGGCTCGCGCGCGAGCTGCACCCGGACGTCAATCCGGACCCGAAGACCCAGGAGCGGTTCAAGGAGATCAACGCCGCCTACGAGGTGTTGTCGGACCCGCAGAAGAAGCAGGTCTACGACCTCGGCGGCGACCCGCTCTCGCAGGCCGGCGGTGGTGCCGGCGGCTTCGGCGCGGGCGGCTTCGGGAACTTCTCGGACATCATGGACGCGTTCTTCGGTACGGCGTCGCAGCGGGGTCCGCGGTCGCGTACGCGCCGGGGCCAGGACGCGATGATCCGGCTGGAGATCGACCTCGACGAGGCCGCCTTCGGCACGACGAAGGACATCCAGGTCGACACGGCGATCGTCTGCTCCACCTGTAACGGTGAGGGTGCGGCGCCCGGCACGACCGCTCAGACGTGTGACATGTGCCGCGGCCGCGGCGAGGTGTCGCAGGTGACCCGGTCCTTCCTGGGCCAGGTCATGACGTCCCGCCCGTGCCCGCAGTGCCAGGGCTTCGGCACCGTCGTACCCACGCCGTGCCCGGAGTGCGCCGGCGACGGCCGGGTCCGCTCGCGTCGCACGCTCACGGTCAAGATCCCGGCCGGTGTCGACAACGGCACCCGCATCCAGCTCGCGGGCGAGGGCGAGGTCGGCCCCGGTGGCGGCCCCGCCGGTGACCTCTACGTCGAGATCCACGAGCTGCCGCACTCGACCTTCCAGCGGCGCGGTGACGACCTGCACTGCACGGTCACCATCCCGATGACGGCCGCGTCCCTCGGCACCAAGGTCCCGCTGGAGACGCTGGACGGCATGGAGGAGGTCGACATCCGGCCCGGCACCCAGTCCGGCCAGTCGATCCCGCTGCACGGCCGCGGTGTCACGCACCTGCGCGGCGGCGGCCGCGGCGACCTCATCGTCCACGTCGAGGTCCAGACCCCGAGCAAGCTGGACCCGGAACAGGAGCGCCTCCTGCGTGAGCTGGCCAAGCTGCGCGGCGAGGAGCGTCCGGTGGGGCAGTTCCAGCCGGGGCAGCAGGGGTTGTTCTCGCGGCTGAAGGACGCGTTCAACGGCCGCTGA
- a CDS encoding Uma2 family endonuclease, giving the protein MTAVDDRPMTTGIVKIFENLEVPDGFKVELLRGEIVMMAGPDVAHNDIVEAVQDQIPRRHWRRLQTQDIAILEETSEPQPDLVVLERGAGPGHGRLMPSEVITLLVEVASKTSVTRDYGVKRSIYAAAKIPAYIIIDPIMAQSVLLTEPVGHGEDADYRRQRITKFGDPTPLEPLGIELDTSEFATYEKVRPHRYP; this is encoded by the coding sequence ATGACCGCTGTGGACGACCGACCGATGACCACCGGCATCGTGAAGATCTTCGAGAACCTCGAGGTTCCCGACGGCTTCAAAGTCGAGCTCCTCCGGGGGGAAATTGTGATGATGGCGGGGCCAGACGTGGCCCACAACGACATTGTCGAGGCGGTTCAGGACCAGATCCCCCGGCGGCACTGGCGTCGACTCCAGACCCAGGACATCGCCATCCTTGAGGAAACCAGCGAGCCGCAGCCTGACCTTGTGGTGCTTGAACGAGGTGCCGGACCCGGTCACGGAAGGCTGATGCCGTCCGAAGTCATCACCTTGCTGGTAGAGGTCGCCTCGAAGACGAGCGTGACGCGAGACTACGGAGTGAAGCGTTCGATCTACGCGGCTGCAAAGATCCCCGCCTACATCATCATCGACCCCATCATGGCCCAATCCGTACTTCTCACTGAGCCGGTGGGGCATGGAGAGGACGCGGACTACCGGCGCCAGCGCATCACGAAGTTCGGCGATCCCACGCCGCTGGAGCCCCTCGGTATCGAACTGGACACCAGCGAATTCGCAACGTACGAGAAGGTCAGGCCCCACCGCTACCCGTGA
- a CDS encoding MBL fold metallo-hydrolase, whose translation MTVTWEELGWERVAAGVGRCRLPGWDCTAGLVVGAGTALVIDAGASLAEGVRLRTEAQELTGHRVTHLALTHPHFDHVFGAAAFAGAEVYGAVGMDTVFGARHAREELRADAVGNGLDARVAEEAVDALVAPRHHVSGEWTLDLGGGRQVLLANVGPGHTAHDLAVLVPGSPEVVFCGDLVEESGEPQAGSDAVPSHWPAALDRLLDLGGADALYVPGHGAVVDAGFVRAQRDGLAARFGVS comes from the coding sequence ATGACGGTGACTTGGGAAGAGCTGGGGTGGGAGCGGGTGGCGGCCGGGGTGGGGCGGTGCCGTCTTCCGGGCTGGGACTGCACGGCTGGGCTGGTCGTCGGGGCGGGTACGGCGCTGGTGATCGACGCCGGGGCGAGCCTCGCGGAGGGCGTGCGGTTGCGTACAGAGGCGCAGGAACTCACCGGTCATCGTGTGACTCATCTCGCGCTCACGCATCCTCACTTCGACCATGTCTTCGGGGCGGCGGCGTTCGCGGGTGCGGAGGTGTACGGCGCGGTGGGCATGGACACGGTGTTCGGCGCACGGCACGCGCGCGAGGAGCTGCGGGCGGACGCGGTGGGCAACGGTCTGGACGCACGGGTGGCCGAGGAGGCGGTGGACGCCCTGGTCGCGCCCCGGCATCACGTCTCCGGCGAGTGGACCCTCGACCTGGGCGGCGGGCGGCAGGTCCTGCTGGCGAACGTGGGCCCGGGTCACACGGCGCACGACCTCGCCGTCCTGGTCCCCGGCTCCCCGGAGGTCGTGTTCTGCGGCGATCTGGTCGAGGAGTCCGGTGAGCCCCAGGCGGGCTCCGACGCCGTACCGTCGCACTGGCCGGCCGCCCTCGACCGGCTTCTGGACCTGGGCGGCGCGGACGCGCTGTATGTGCCCGGTCACGGAGCGGTGGTCGACGCGGGGTTCGTGCGGGCACAGCGCGACGGGCTGGCCGCGCGTTTCGGCGTGTCGTGA
- the hrcA gene encoding heat-inducible transcriptional repressor HrcA has translation MLSERRLQVLRAIVQDYVGTEEPVGSKALTERHNLGVSPATVRNDMAALEDEGFIAQPHTSAGRIPTDKGYRLFVDKLAGVKPMSAPERRAIQNFLDGAVDLDDVVARTVRLLAQLTRQVAVVQYPSLTRSTVRHVELLSLAPARVMLVLITDTGRVEQRMVDCPAPFGEASLADLRARLNSRVAGRRFTDVPRLVEDLPEGFDAEDRGTVSTVLSTLLETLVEENEERLMIGGTANLTRFGHDFPLTIRPVLEALEEQVVLLKLLGEAGDSGMTVRIGHENAYEGLNSTSVVSVGYGSGNEAVAKLGVVGPTRMDYPGTMGAVRAVARYVGQILAES, from the coding sequence GTGCTGAGCGAACGACGGCTTCAGGTGCTGCGCGCCATCGTCCAGGACTACGTCGGCACCGAGGAGCCGGTCGGGTCGAAGGCACTCACCGAGCGGCACAACCTCGGCGTGTCCCCGGCGACGGTGCGTAACGACATGGCGGCCCTGGAGGACGAGGGGTTCATCGCCCAGCCGCACACCAGCGCCGGACGGATCCCCACCGACAAGGGGTACCGGCTGTTCGTCGACAAGCTCGCCGGCGTCAAGCCGATGTCGGCGCCCGAGCGGCGGGCCATCCAGAACTTCCTCGACGGCGCCGTAGATCTTGATGACGTGGTGGCGCGGACGGTTCGGCTGCTGGCCCAGCTCACGCGGCAGGTGGCGGTCGTCCAGTACCCGTCGCTGACCCGCTCGACCGTGCGGCACGTGGAGCTGCTGTCGCTCGCCCCCGCGCGCGTGATGCTCGTGCTGATCACGGACACCGGCCGGGTCGAACAGCGGATGGTCGACTGCCCGGCACCCTTCGGCGAGGCCTCCCTCGCCGACCTGCGGGCCCGGCTCAACAGCCGGGTCGCGGGGCGCCGGTTCACGGACGTGCCCCGGCTCGTGGAAGACCTGCCGGAAGGCTTCGATGCCGAGGACCGGGGTACGGTCTCGACAGTGCTCTCCACACTTCTGGAGACACTGGTCGAGGAGAACGAGGAACGGCTGATGATCGGCGGCACCGCCAATCTGACCCGTTTCGGACATGACTTCCCCCTCACCATCCGCCCCGTCCTGGAGGCGCTTGAGGAGCAGGTCGTGCTCCTCAAGTTGCTTGGCGAGGCGGGGGATTCGGGCATGACGGTGCGCATCGGGCACGAGAACGCCTATGAGGGACTCAACTCCACTTCGGTGGTGTCGGTCGGCTACGGTTCGGGCAACGAGGCGGTCGCCAAGCTCGGCGTGGTCGGACCGACTCGCATGGATTACCCGGGAACGATGGGAGCGGTACGCGCAGTGGCACGGTACGTCGGACAGATCCTGGCGGAGTCGTAA
- a CDS encoding ATP-binding SpoIIE family protein phosphatase has translation MGAIPTQRETASCACGAPEHRHPTAHGSADPRAQMNTTLPGSPLAPGSARALVRAAVADWTESRLPGTEHLTDRLADDAVLVVSELVTNAVVHAGTEVEVECRLEGAAGALVVEVSDHHPSRAPRDSAAEVPYETPEYGRGLRLVASLAESWGVTFRRGAKTVWARLPAEGRPAAGEPEAYPGRHALERGLRAAQVLAPDPQRAERDRDWLDRGSLSFLAEASDLLAGQLDENLVAALAGQLIVPRLADWCAVWLEDEATGRGGGWGADGTAGAGPRLARVWHGSENRIEELRRALEKDPPHPGETLRSGPVSHSWPGEALGVRDEHGTALAYRLIAGGRPLGTLVIGRAGLLRFPDEITGLVEDLSRRVALAVGAARQYARQATISQVLQRGLLPAAVAEIPGVRSALVYEPCDKGGPSGDFYDLFPAGDGRWCFAVGDVQGKGPEAAVVIGLARPWLRLLAREGYRVADVLDRLNRLLLDDATEAADAAARALVRPAAPGDGPQTRFLSLLYGELAPFDGGIRCTVASAGHPLPLLLGLDGDVRTVARPQTLLGVVDDETYTSETFELRRGDSLLCVTDGVTERRSGSDMFDDADGLAAALAGCAGLSAELIAERIRRLVHEFGGRPPEDDLALLVLQAE, from the coding sequence ATGGGGGCCATTCCGACGCAACGGGAGACCGCTTCCTGTGCCTGCGGTGCGCCTGAGCATCGGCATCCGACCGCACACGGGAGTGCGGATCCACGTGCGCAGATGAACACGACGCTGCCCGGCAGCCCCCTCGCGCCGGGCTCCGCCCGCGCGCTCGTGCGGGCCGCCGTCGCCGACTGGACCGAGTCCCGCCTGCCCGGCACCGAGCACCTCACCGACCGTCTCGCCGACGACGCCGTGCTCGTCGTCAGCGAACTCGTCACCAACGCGGTCGTGCATGCGGGCACCGAGGTCGAGGTGGAGTGCCGTCTGGAGGGGGCGGCCGGAGCACTCGTCGTGGAGGTCTCCGACCACCACCCCTCCCGCGCGCCCCGCGACTCGGCGGCCGAAGTCCCGTACGAGACACCGGAGTACGGCCGCGGACTGCGCCTCGTCGCCTCGCTCGCCGAGTCCTGGGGCGTCACCTTCCGCAGGGGCGCCAAGACGGTGTGGGCGCGGCTGCCCGCGGAGGGACGCCCTGCCGCGGGCGAACCGGAGGCGTACCCCGGCCGGCACGCCCTGGAACGCGGCCTGCGCGCCGCCCAGGTGCTGGCCCCCGACCCGCAGCGCGCCGAGCGTGACCGGGACTGGCTCGACCGAGGCTCCCTGTCGTTCCTCGCCGAGGCCTCCGACCTGCTCGCCGGGCAGCTCGACGAGAACCTGGTCGCCGCGCTCGCAGGCCAGCTGATCGTGCCGCGGCTCGCCGACTGGTGCGCGGTGTGGCTGGAGGACGAGGCCACGGGTCGCGGTGGCGGCTGGGGGGCCGACGGCACCGCGGGGGCCGGGCCCCGGCTCGCGCGCGTCTGGCACGGCAGCGAGAACCGCATCGAGGAGCTGCGCCGGGCCCTGGAGAAGGACCCGCCGCACCCCGGCGAGACCCTGAGGTCGGGGCCGGTCTCCCACTCCTGGCCCGGCGAGGCACTCGGGGTGCGGGACGAGCACGGTACGGCGCTGGCGTACCGCCTGATCGCGGGCGGCCGCCCGCTCGGCACACTCGTCATCGGCCGTGCCGGACTGCTGCGCTTCCCCGACGAGATCACCGGCCTGGTCGAGGACCTCAGCCGCCGGGTGGCGCTCGCCGTGGGCGCCGCCCGCCAGTACGCCCGCCAGGCCACCATCAGCCAGGTCCTGCAGCGCGGGCTGCTGCCCGCCGCCGTCGCCGAGATCCCCGGGGTGCGCAGCGCGCTCGTCTACGAGCCGTGCGACAAGGGCGGCCCGAGCGGCGACTTCTACGACCTGTTCCCGGCCGGCGACGGCCGCTGGTGCTTCGCCGTCGGCGACGTACAGGGCAAGGGCCCCGAGGCCGCCGTGGTCATCGGTCTGGCCCGCCCCTGGCTGCGCCTCCTGGCGCGCGAGGGCTACCGCGTCGCCGACGTCCTCGACCGCCTCAACCGCCTCCTCCTGGACGACGCGACGGAGGCCGCCGACGCAGCCGCCCGGGCCCTCGTACGGCCGGCCGCCCCCGGCGACGGCCCGCAGACCCGCTTCCTCTCCCTCCTCTACGGCGAACTGGCCCCCTTCGACGGCGGTATCCGCTGCACCGTCGCCTCCGCCGGCCATCCGCTCCCGCTGCTCCTCGGCCTCGACGGGGACGTCCGCACGGTGGCCCGCCCGCAGACCCTCCTCGGCGTCGTCGACGACGAGACGTACACCAGTGAGACCTTCGAGCTGCGCCGCGGCGACAGCCTCCTGTGCGTCACGGACGGTGTGACCGAGCGCCGCTCCGGCTCCGACATGTTCGACGACGCCGACGGCCTCGCGGCCGCCCTCGCCGGGTGCGCCGGGCTCAGTGCCGAACTGATCGCGGAGCGCATCCGGCGGCTGGTGCACGAGTTCGGCGGACGACCGCCGGAGGACGACCTGGCGCTGCTGGTGCTGCAGGCGGAGTGA
- the hemW gene encoding radical SAM family heme chaperone HemW codes for MPSALPDGEPVPADGALPVSALAGSADRPLGFYLHVPYCATRCGYCDFNTYTATELRGTGGVLASRDNYADTLIDEIRLARKVLGDDPRPVRTVFVGGGTPTLLAADDLVRMLHAIRDEFGLAADAEVTTEANPESVDRAYLATLRRGGFNRISFGMQSAKQHVLRVLDRTHTPGRPEACVAEARAAGFDHVNLDLIYGTPGESDDDWRASLEAALGAGPDHISAYALIVEEGTQLARRIRRGEVPMTDDDVHADRYLIADEVMSAAGFDWYEVSNWATSEAGRCLHNELYWRGADWWGAGPGAHSHVGGVRWWNVKHPGAYAAALAAGHSPGAGRELLSDEDRRVERILLELRLREGVPLDLLREEGLAASRRALGEGLLEGGPYEEGRAVLTLRGRLLADAVVRDLVD; via the coding sequence ATGCCTTCCGCACTCCCCGACGGCGAGCCGGTCCCCGCCGACGGCGCCCTCCCCGTGTCCGCCCTCGCCGGGTCGGCCGACCGCCCCCTCGGCTTCTACCTGCACGTCCCGTACTGCGCGACCCGCTGCGGCTACTGCGACTTCAACACCTACACGGCCACCGAGCTGCGCGGCACGGGCGGCGTCCTCGCCTCCCGCGACAACTACGCGGACACCCTCATCGACGAGATCCGCCTGGCCCGCAAGGTCCTGGGCGACGACCCGCGCCCGGTCCGCACGGTCTTCGTGGGCGGCGGCACGCCCACGCTGCTGGCCGCGGACGATCTCGTACGGATGCTGCACGCGATCCGCGACGAGTTCGGGCTGGCGGCCGACGCGGAGGTCACCACGGAGGCGAACCCGGAGTCGGTGGATCGGGCCTATCTGGCCACACTCCGCCGGGGCGGCTTCAACCGGATCTCCTTCGGCATGCAGAGCGCGAAGCAGCACGTGCTGCGCGTGCTGGACCGCACCCACACGCCGGGCCGCCCCGAGGCGTGCGTGGCGGAGGCCCGCGCGGCCGGCTTCGACCACGTCAACCTTGACCTGATCTACGGCACACCGGGGGAGTCCGACGACGACTGGCGGGCCTCCCTGGAGGCGGCGCTGGGTGCGGGCCCGGACCACATCAGCGCCTATGCGTTGATCGTCGAGGAGGGCACGCAACTCGCCCGCCGGATCCGCCGGGGCGAGGTCCCGATGACGGACGACGACGTCCACGCGGACCGCTACCTGATCGCGGACGAGGTGATGTCGGCGGCGGGCTTCGACTGGTACGAGGTCTCCAACTGGGCCACCTCCGAGGCGGGCCGCTGCCTGCACAACGAGCTGTACTGGCGGGGTGCCGACTGGTGGGGCGCGGGCCCCGGGGCGCACTCGCACGTGGGCGGGGTGCGCTGGTGGAATGTCAAGCATCCGGGGGCGTACGCGGCGGCGTTGGCGGCGGGACACTCGCCGGGCGCCGGACGCGAGCTCCTGTCGGACGAGGACCGGCGGGTGGAACGGATCCTGCTGGAGCTGCGGCTTCGGGAGGGGGTGCCGCTGGATCTGCTGCGGGAGGAAGGGCTGGCGGCTTCTCGGCGGGCGCTGGGGGAAGGGCTGCTGGAGGGCGGGCCGTATGAGGAGGGGCGGGCGGTGCTGACACTGCGGGGGCGGTTGCTGGCGGATGCGGTGGTCAGGGACTTGGTCGACTGA
- a CDS encoding nitronate monooxygenase: MSSALTDLFPHPIVQAPMAGGVSVPHLAAAVAEAGGLGFLAAGYKTTDGMYQEIKQLRSLTSRPFGVNVFLPQPEYADPGAIEIYAHQLAGEASWYETELGDPDSGRDDGFEPKLAVLLDNPVPVVSFHFGVPSRAVIDSLHRAGTFTLATATTAEEALAVERSGADAVIAQGVEAGGHQGTHRDIPENDGSGIGLLSLVAQIRETVSIPIVAAGGIMRGGQIAAVLAAGASAAQLGTAFLATPESGASAVHKQALTNPLFVRTELTRAFSGRPARGLVNRFLHEHGPYAPAAYPEVHHLTAPLRKKAAASGDAQGMALWAGQGHRMARELPAGQLVEVLAAELDAARTALSAKGDLR, encoded by the coding sequence ATGTCCTCCGCGCTGACCGATCTCTTTCCTCATCCGATCGTGCAGGCCCCCATGGCGGGCGGCGTCTCCGTGCCCCATCTCGCAGCGGCCGTGGCCGAGGCCGGCGGGCTCGGGTTCCTCGCAGCCGGGTACAAGACGACCGACGGCATGTACCAGGAGATCAAGCAGCTGCGCAGCCTCACGAGCCGCCCCTTCGGCGTGAACGTCTTCCTGCCGCAGCCGGAGTACGCCGACCCCGGAGCCATCGAGATCTACGCCCACCAGCTGGCCGGCGAGGCCTCCTGGTACGAGACCGAACTCGGTGACCCGGACAGCGGCCGCGACGACGGCTTCGAGCCCAAGCTCGCCGTGCTGCTCGACAACCCCGTGCCGGTCGTGTCCTTCCACTTCGGCGTCCCGAGCCGCGCGGTGATCGACTCCCTGCACCGTGCCGGCACGTTCACCCTGGCCACCGCGACCACCGCGGAGGAGGCCCTCGCGGTGGAGCGGTCCGGCGCCGACGCGGTGATCGCGCAGGGCGTGGAGGCCGGCGGCCACCAGGGCACGCACCGCGACATCCCGGAGAACGACGGCTCCGGCATCGGCCTGCTCTCCCTCGTCGCGCAGATCCGCGAGACCGTGAGCATCCCGATCGTCGCCGCCGGCGGCATCATGCGCGGCGGCCAGATCGCCGCGGTACTGGCGGCGGGCGCGAGCGCGGCCCAGCTCGGCACGGCGTTCCTCGCCACGCCCGAGTCCGGCGCAAGCGCCGTACACAAGCAGGCCCTGACCAACCCCCTTTTCGTCCGTACGGAGTTGACGCGCGCGTTCTCCGGCCGCCCCGCCCGCGGCCTGGTCAACCGCTTCCTGCACGAGCACGGCCCGTACGCCCCCGCCGCCTACCCGGAGGTCCACCACCTCACCGCGCCGCTGCGCAAGAAGGCCGCCGCCTCCGGCGACGCGCAGGGCATGGCGCTGTGGGCGGGACAGGGCCACCGCATGGCGCGCGAACTCCCG
- a CDS encoding DUF3097 domain-containing protein, protein MRQYSADLTPPWKKPKPVPEVAAEPGLVVEEPGTGFCGAVIRCEAGTVTLEDRFGKHRVFPMEPRGFLLEGRVVTLVRPSSSAPVRPTRTASGSVAVPGARARVARAGRIYVEGRHDAELVEKVWGDDLRVEGVVVEYLEGVDDLPSIVAEFAPGPDARLGVLVDHLVPGTKEWRIAQSVTSEHALVVGHPYIDIWEAVKPASVGIEAWPRVPHGQDWKTGVCRALGWPSENTGAVWQAILKRVGSYKDLEPELLGRVEELIDFVTGSGGA, encoded by the coding sequence ATGCGCCAGTACTCCGCCGATCTGACCCCGCCGTGGAAGAAGCCCAAGCCCGTCCCGGAGGTCGCGGCCGAGCCCGGTCTGGTGGTCGAGGAACCCGGCACCGGTTTCTGCGGCGCGGTGATCCGCTGCGAGGCGGGCACGGTGACCCTGGAGGACCGCTTCGGCAAGCACCGGGTGTTCCCGATGGAGCCGCGGGGCTTTCTGCTGGAGGGCAGGGTGGTGACGCTTGTCCGCCCGTCCTCGTCGGCTCCGGTACGGCCCACCCGCACGGCATCCGGTTCGGTCGCCGTCCCCGGCGCACGCGCGCGCGTGGCCCGCGCCGGGCGGATCTACGTGGAGGGCCGGCACGACGCCGAGCTGGTGGAGAAGGTCTGGGGTGACGACCTGCGCGTCGAGGGTGTGGTCGTGGAGTACCTGGAGGGCGTGGACGACCTGCCGTCGATCGTGGCCGAGTTCGCGCCGGGGCCGGACGCGCGGCTGGGGGTGCTGGTGGACCACCTGGTCCCCGGCACCAAGGAGTGGCGGATCGCGCAGTCGGTGACGAGCGAGCACGCACTCGTGGTCGGGCACCCGTACATCGACATCTGGGAGGCGGTGAAGCCGGCTTCGGTGGGCATCGAGGCGTGGCCGCGCGTCCCGCACGGGCAGGACTGGAAGACGGGGGTGTGCCGGGCGCTGGGCTGGCCGTCGGAGAACACCGGCGCGGTGTGGCAGGCGATCCTGAAGCGGGTGGGGTCCTACAAGGACCTGGAGCCGGAGCTGCTGGGGCGGGTGGAGGAGCTGATCGACTTCGTCACGGGTAGCGGTGGGGCCTGA